TAATTACTTCTTGTGTGCCCAATAGAACTCGAGCGCCTCGTCGATGATGTCGGATTCCGTGACCCGACGACCCTCTGCTTGCGTACGGTGAAACGCATCCTCCTTCAGCTTCGTCTCGAAGGTCTTGCGGATACGAATGGTCTTGTTGGTCCGCTCGGGCACTGCCGGGACCGTAGCCGCGGCAGTGCCCGGCGCCGTCGATTGAGATTCGACCGCACCTTCGCTGCCGCCGCCACGGAATTCCTCTAGAGAAGGCTTTCTCTTCATGCTTTCACCTCTTGGTAGAACGCGACCATTTCGGCCACGGCTTGGCTATCCTTGCCAATTTCCTCAACCGTGCAGCCCTCGCTGGTAGCGCGGCGGAACGCCACGCGCTCACACACGCGGGCATTGAGCACGTCGAGTTTGTTTTCCTGCAGAAATTCGAGCATTTCCTTCCCGTCCTTGGTCCGGGGATCGATGCGCGTAAGCAGGATCTTCACGCGCAGCTCGGGGTTGTAATCCTTGGCCAAGTCGACGACCTCGAGTAGATCCGTCATCGCAGCCGCGTCGAAGCCGGACGCGCCGACCGGGACGATCGCCAAATCGGCCAGCAGCAGCGCATTGCGGAGCCCCGGCGCGTCGCGACCGCCGGCGTCCACGACCGTGTGTGCGAACCCCTTCGACAGTTGCTTGCCCTCATCGAAAATGGCCTTGCCGCGCAGGCATGTCGTCGTCGGCGACGGCTTGCCTT
The DNA window shown above is from Paraburkholderia aromaticivorans and carries:
- a CDS encoding ParA family protein; the protein is MKYAVVNTKGGVGKTTTAVHLATHLASSEPTLLIDGDPQETAATWAAWRRDSEAVKGKPSPTTTCLRGKAIFDEGKQLSKGFAHTVVDAGGRDAPGLRNALLLADLAIVPVGASGFDAAAMTDLLEVVDLAKDYNPELRVKILLTRIDPRTKDGKEMLEFLQENKLDVLNARVCERVAFRRATSEGCTVEEIGKDSQAVAEMVAFYQEVKA